Proteins co-encoded in one Paracoccus sp. MBLB3053 genomic window:
- a CDS encoding FUSC family protein has product MSRMNVGHHSSTNREDEISSVAQPAAKPLTEGLSIGDALFSIKVFLAAMLAYWIAIRFGLDRPYWAVGTAYIVSQPLSGMSTSKAVYRLLGTVMGCIVTLIILPALINAPELLILTIAFWVAFCLYISLLDRSPRSYAFMLAGYTTLITSMSLVVSPSEVFDFTVSRMEEIGLGVICAALVNRVVFPSHAGPVLVARVDDWLRSASALSAETLRRQGHEEGAAERRRQLAADAVDLRGLTTHVAYDTARHQDQVRLLRTLQQRMVVLLPLLSALRDQLAALEVAGDRDPSLSALTEDISTWVETARADLPQAEGLRRRAREIEQLRMNGGTWADDVAINLARRLAEFVGIWSDCAILRNDISSQRVSQHSKALMAQLVPSGHIHRDHGMAGLSALCAGLAIIGANVIWIVTAWPSGASFAQMSGVFCCILATLDNPVPAMRHFLKFLICAMIAASVYQFALFPMLDGFVPLVALLGLLLIPVGTLLARPATMATGKAFCLNFPFMLSLQSELHLNFESFLNNNIATALAMIFAMVMTGIIRAIGATASARRILHMAWLRLAQGADEASDPSDRTDQAHRSRVVALTHRMVDTLGVLAPRLAAIPPGTGLSTDIMRDLRVAINIADLQHYRSKVSDQDRGRIDSLLSQISGFYRNRRLEPDIGATSVVARIDDCLGATFASASESVRAEIRVALAAIRLGLVPDLPFGVGTQAGQR; this is encoded by the coding sequence ATGAGCCGAATGAATGTCGGGCATCATAGCAGCACAAATCGGGAGGATGAGATCTCAAGCGTTGCCCAGCCCGCTGCCAAGCCGCTGACTGAAGGTCTGTCCATCGGCGACGCGCTGTTTTCGATCAAGGTCTTTCTGGCGGCGATGCTGGCCTATTGGATTGCCATCCGTTTTGGGCTGGATCGACCCTATTGGGCGGTGGGGACCGCCTATATCGTGTCGCAACCGCTTTCCGGCATGAGCACCTCGAAAGCGGTCTACCGTCTGCTCGGCACGGTGATGGGCTGCATCGTGACGCTGATCATTCTTCCAGCTCTCATCAATGCGCCCGAACTTCTGATCCTGACAATTGCGTTCTGGGTGGCCTTTTGTCTTTACATCAGCCTGCTTGACCGGTCGCCGCGCAGCTATGCCTTCATGCTGGCGGGTTACACGACACTGATCACCTCGATGTCGCTGGTCGTGAGCCCGAGCGAAGTCTTCGATTTCACGGTATCGCGCATGGAAGAGATCGGACTTGGCGTCATCTGCGCGGCTCTGGTCAACCGGGTGGTGTTCCCTAGCCATGCGGGGCCTGTGCTGGTCGCGCGGGTCGATGACTGGCTGCGTTCTGCCTCGGCGCTTTCGGCCGAGACATTGCGCAGGCAGGGTCATGAGGAAGGTGCTGCAGAAAGGCGGCGGCAATTAGCTGCCGATGCAGTCGATCTTCGTGGCCTGACCACCCATGTCGCCTATGACACCGCCCGGCACCAGGACCAGGTGCGATTGCTGCGCACACTTCAGCAGCGTATGGTGGTGCTGCTTCCGCTGCTATCGGCGCTTCGTGACCAACTTGCCGCGCTGGAGGTTGCCGGGGATCGGGACCCGTCACTTTCTGCCCTGACCGAGGACATCTCGACATGGGTCGAGACGGCAAGAGCCGACCTGCCGCAGGCTGAGGGGCTCCGACGGCGGGCAAGGGAAATCGAGCAGCTTCGCATGAACGGCGGCACATGGGCCGATGACGTCGCCATCAATCTGGCCCGGCGGCTGGCGGAGTTTGTCGGCATCTGGTCCGACTGCGCCATCCTCCGCAATGACATCAGCAGCCAAAGGGTTTCGCAACATTCCAAGGCGCTGATGGCGCAACTTGTTCCGTCCGGGCATATTCACCGCGATCACGGCATGGCGGGTCTATCCGCGCTTTGCGCAGGGCTGGCTATCATCGGCGCGAATGTGATCTGGATCGTTACGGCCTGGCCAAGCGGTGCGTCATTCGCCCAGATGAGCGGGGTCTTTTGTTGCATCCTTGCTACGCTCGACAACCCGGTCCCGGCCATGCGCCATTTCCTGAAGTTCCTCATATGTGCGATGATTGCGGCGAGTGTCTATCAATTCGCACTTTTCCCGATGCTCGATGGCTTTGTTCCGCTCGTAGCATTGTTGGGCCTGTTGCTGATCCCGGTGGGAACGCTGCTGGCCAGGCCCGCGACGATGGCAACAGGCAAGGCATTTTGCTTGAATTTTCCCTTCATGCTCTCGCTCCAGTCGGAACTGCATCTCAACTTCGAGAGCTTCTTGAACAACAATATCGCGACCGCACTGGCAATGATCTTCGCGATGGTGATGACCGGGATCATCCGCGCCATTGGTGCGACAGCGAGTGCCCGCAGAATCCTGCATATGGCCTGGCTGCGACTGGCGCAGGGTGCCGACGAGGCTTCGGATCCGTCGGATCGCACTGATCAGGCGCACAGGTCCCGTGTCGTGGCCCTGACTCATCGCATGGTGGATACGCTGGGCGTGCTGGCACCGCGTCTTGCGGCCATCCCGCCGGGCACAGGATTGTCGACCGACATTATGCGCGATCTGCGGGTCGCCATCAACATCGCCGATCTTCAGCACTACCGAAGTAAGGTCTCGGATCAGGACAGGGGGCGCATTGACAGCCTGCTGTCGCAGATCTCCGGCTTTTACCGTAACCGCAGGTTGGAGCCCGACATTGGCGCAACTTCGGTGGTTGCCAGGATTGACGACTGCCTGGGCGCGACATTCGCCAGCGCCTCGGAATCCGTCAGAGCCGAGATACGGGTGGCCTTGGCTGCCATCAGATTGGGGCTGGTTCCCGATCTTCCCTTTGGTGTTGGAACGCAGGCAGGCCAGCGATGA
- a CDS encoding amidase, which translates to MSDFQQETSLSLTRRDLLKSTAGLAFAAALSPGVATAASADNTITDMGVISLTRAIRKRDVSCREVMDAYLARIGEVNPTYNAIISQKDPEILLREADAADKALASGAEVGLLHGVPQAPKDLAATKDIPTTQGSPIFKDYIPAQDAIVVERARNAGAIIIGKTNTPEYGLGSHTYNPLFGTTGNAWNPAWTAGGSSGGAAVALAHRMLPVADGSDMMGSLRNPAGWANVVGFRATAGRVPYGPTSEVFFQQLGFEGPMGRTVADTAYLLSVQAGYDARTPLALDNDPAIFRQPLDRDFTGARIGWLGDFDGYLPMEDGVLRLCEQALGYFRDIGCTVEAASPGYDMASLWQTWLVMRGFIIAGIAAPLYKNEKTRALMKPEAIWEVENGLALTGEQIYEASMQRSAWYQAMRTLFETYDYLVLPTAQVFPFDAKMDWPKEIAGRQMDTYHRWMEVVIPGTLAGIPSIGVPAGFTASGRPMGLQLMGPRLADLSVLQIAHAYEMASGFSKLKPS; encoded by the coding sequence ATGTCCGATTTCCAACAGGAAACTTCCCTGTCCCTAACCCGCCGCGATCTGCTGAAATCGACGGCGGGGCTAGCCTTTGCCGCGGCTTTGTCACCTGGTGTCGCAACGGCCGCATCTGCCGACAACACCATCACCGACATGGGCGTGATTTCGCTGACGCGGGCAATTCGCAAACGCGACGTTTCGTGCCGCGAGGTGATGGACGCCTACCTGGCCCGCATCGGCGAGGTGAACCCCACCTATAATGCGATCATTTCCCAAAAGGATCCCGAGATCTTGCTGCGCGAGGCCGATGCCGCGGACAAGGCGCTGGCATCGGGTGCAGAGGTCGGGCTGCTTCATGGCGTACCGCAAGCCCCCAAAGATCTTGCTGCCACCAAGGACATACCCACCACGCAGGGTTCGCCTATTTTCAAGGACTATATTCCCGCGCAGGATGCGATTGTCGTTGAGCGCGCCCGCAATGCCGGGGCAATCATAATCGGCAAGACAAATACACCGGAATATGGTCTGGGTTCGCATACGTACAACCCGCTTTTCGGCACTACTGGTAACGCATGGAACCCGGCCTGGACCGCTGGGGGGTCGAGCGGTGGCGCGGCGGTCGCGTTGGCGCATCGCATGCTTCCCGTCGCGGATGGCAGCGACATGATGGGGTCTCTGCGCAACCCCGCCGGCTGGGCCAATGTGGTCGGTTTCCGCGCAACCGCCGGCCGTGTGCCCTACGGCCCCACCAGTGAGGTGTTCTTCCAGCAACTTGGATTTGAAGGTCCGATGGGGCGCACCGTGGCCGATACCGCCTATCTTCTCTCGGTTCAGGCCGGCTACGATGCAAGGACGCCGCTTGCTCTGGATAACGATCCCGCGATCTTCCGGCAGCCGTTGGACCGTGACTTCACTGGCGCGCGGATCGGGTGGCTGGGCGATTTCGACGGATACCTGCCGATGGAGGACGGTGTTCTTCGTTTGTGCGAACAGGCTCTTGGATATTTCCGCGACATCGGATGCACGGTTGAAGCGGCCAGCCCAGGCTATGATATGGCGTCGCTTTGGCAGACCTGGCTCGTAATGCGCGGATTCATCATCGCGGGGATCGCAGCGCCGCTTTACAAGAATGAGAAAACGCGTGCCCTGATGAAGCCCGAGGCGATCTGGGAAGTAGAGAATGGCCTGGCGCTGACGGGCGAACAGATCTACGAGGCCAGCATGCAACGAAGTGCATGGTACCAGGCGATGCGCACTTTGTTCGAGACCTATGATTACCTTGTTCTGCCGACCGCGCAGGTATTCCCGTTTGATGCCAAGATGGATTGGCCGAAGGAGATCGCCGGTCGGCAGATGGACACCTACCACCGCTGGATGGAAGTCGTAATCCCAGGAACCTTGGCAGGTATTCCTTCGATCGGGGTCCCGGCCGGTTTCACCGCATCCGGCCGACCGATGGGTCTGCAGCTCATGGGGCCGAGGCTGGCAGACCTGTCGGTCCTACAGATTGCCCATGCCTATGAAATGGCCAGCGGCTTTTCCAAGCTGAAACCTTCGTGA
- a CDS encoding IS110 family RNA-guided transposase, translating into MTKRKSGGHPDLKMVNPNAAAIDIGSTMHMAAVNPDTDIMPVRAFGTFTQDLHDLADWFRSCGVTSVAMESTGVYWIPAFEILEANGFEVILVNARYAKNVPGRKTDVSDAGWLRQLHSYGLLRGSFHPEAEIATLRAYMRQRERLTEYAAAHIQHMQKALMEMNLQLHHVVSDITGATGMLIIRAIVGGERDPEVLAAFRDVRCKSSMGTIKAALVGNDRPEHVFALTQSLELYDFYKAQIEACDRRLEAAVTALTVRADDDLAPLPKARIKGKQHNAPSFDVRAALYGVLGTDLTQIHGLGPSLALKLVAECGTDLRAWRSAKHFTSWLCLAPGNKISGGKLLSSRTRRSSSRAAALLRLAAVTIGKSDTALGAFYRRLSSRIGKQKAVTATARKIAVLFYNAIRHGMTYQDQGATAYDERHRQRVLSNLQRRAKALGFALAPIPETAAVS; encoded by the coding sequence ATGACGAAGCGCAAATCCGGTGGCCACCCGGACCTGAAGATGGTCAATCCCAATGCGGCCGCGATCGATATCGGCTCGACGATGCACATGGCGGCTGTGAACCCTGACACCGACATCATGCCAGTGCGTGCCTTTGGAACATTCACCCAGGATTTGCACGACCTTGCCGACTGGTTCCGGTCGTGCGGTGTCACCAGCGTGGCCATGGAATCGACCGGCGTTTACTGGATACCGGCCTTCGAAATCTTGGAAGCGAATGGCTTCGAGGTCATCCTCGTGAATGCCCGCTACGCCAAGAATGTGCCAGGCCGCAAAACCGACGTCAGCGATGCCGGATGGCTGCGCCAGCTGCATTCCTATGGTTTGCTACGTGGCAGCTTCCACCCCGAAGCCGAGATCGCCACTCTGCGCGCTTATATGCGCCAACGCGAACGTCTGACAGAGTATGCAGCCGCTCACATCCAGCACATGCAGAAGGCGCTGATGGAGATGAACCTGCAATTGCATCATGTGGTGTCGGACATCACAGGCGCAACGGGCATGCTGATCATCCGTGCCATCGTCGGTGGAGAGCGTGATCCCGAAGTTCTTGCCGCCTTCCGGGATGTCCGCTGCAAGTCATCGATGGGCACGATCAAAGCCGCGCTGGTCGGTAATGATCGCCCGGAGCATGTCTTTGCTCTCACACAGTCGCTGGAGCTATACGACTTCTACAAGGCGCAGATTGAGGCGTGCGACCGCAGGCTGGAGGCGGCGGTTACCGCGCTGACTGTCCGGGCCGACGATGATCTGGCTCCGCTGCCGAAGGCACGGATCAAAGGCAAGCAGCACAACGCGCCGTCTTTCGATGTGCGGGCCGCGCTTTACGGGGTTTTGGGCACAGACCTGACGCAAATACACGGTCTTGGCCCGTCGCTGGCACTGAAGCTGGTGGCCGAATGCGGCACGGACCTGCGCGCTTGGAGAAGCGCAAAGCACTTCACGTCTTGGCTCTGTCTGGCCCCTGGGAACAAAATATCGGGGGGCAAGCTGCTGTCCTCACGGACACGCCGATCCTCCAGTCGTGCGGCCGCTCTCCTGCGCCTGGCTGCTGTCACGATTGGCAAAAGCGACACGGCCTTGGGCGCGTTTTACCGTCGGCTGTCATCCCGCATAGGCAAGCAAAAGGCAGTAACTGCCACAGCGCGCAAGATCGCAGTCTTGTTCTACAACGCCATCCGCCATGGCATGACCTACCAGGATCAGGGGGCGACAGCCTACGACGAGCGACACCGGCAACGCGTGTTGTCAAACCTTCAACGGCGCGCCAAGGCTCTCGGATTTGCATTGGCGCCCATCCCCGAGACCGCGGCTGTTTCTTAG
- a CDS encoding HlyD family secretion protein produces the protein MNRFAGLAGRMIVTLAMVACALVLGHYLWRYYMDAPWTRDGRVRADVVGVASDVSGPVQAVAVRDNQLVAAGDALFQIDKARYQLALRTAQAAADSASAALTQAQADLQRYDRLAEKDVASQRSDEAAGTLVRQRQAELDTAMANRDLAQLDLDRTTVRASVNGRITNFSLRPGDYSSAGVVQAALIDTDSIHVAGYFEETQLHKISVGDPVRIRLMGGEAPITGFVSSLAGGIQDQERNDTGGDMANVTPTFAWVRLAQRVPVRIELDDPDLAQTLIVGRSATVEVLPPQSPATAQ, from the coding sequence GTGAATCGCTTCGCAGGTCTCGCGGGACGGATGATCGTCACCCTTGCTATGGTCGCCTGCGCCTTGGTTCTGGGACATTATCTGTGGCGCTATTACATGGACGCGCCTTGGACCCGCGACGGACGCGTTCGCGCCGATGTCGTGGGCGTTGCCTCGGATGTATCCGGTCCGGTGCAGGCGGTGGCCGTGCGTGACAACCAGCTCGTCGCGGCCGGTGATGCCCTGTTCCAGATCGACAAGGCGCGCTATCAGCTTGCGCTCAGGACTGCCCAAGCTGCGGCGGACAGCGCCTCCGCTGCGCTGACCCAGGCGCAGGCCGACCTGCAGCGTTACGACAGACTGGCCGAAAAGGATGTCGCCAGCCAACGCAGCGACGAAGCGGCGGGGACGCTGGTGCGTCAGAGGCAGGCGGAACTGGACACCGCCATGGCCAACCGCGATCTGGCGCAACTTGATCTCGATCGCACGACGGTGCGGGCTTCGGTCAATGGCAGGATCACCAATTTCAGCCTTCGTCCCGGCGATTATTCCAGCGCCGGCGTGGTCCAGGCCGCGCTGATCGATACTGACTCCATCCATGTCGCGGGCTATTTCGAGGAAACGCAGCTGCACAAGATCAGCGTCGGAGACCCGGTGCGCATCCGCCTGATGGGAGGCGAGGCGCCAATCACCGGTTTCGTATCCAGCCTTGCCGGCGGGATTCAGGATCAGGAACGAAACGACACCGGCGGCGACATGGCGAACGTGACACCGACATTCGCCTGGGTCCGTCTCGCCCAACGCGTCCCGGTGCGCATCGAGCTGGACGATCCCGACCTGGCGCAGACCCTGATCGTCGGCCGCTCTGCCACAGTCGAGGTGCTGCCGCCGCAAAGCCCGGCCACGGCGCAGTGA
- a CDS encoding CopG family transcriptional regulator, translated as MAPIRQLREKTPDSEKITLNLGFVDLGRIDLLVQEGFYSNRSDFIRTAIRNHLDSHGEVVTRSIQRNTMELGLRDYSRAELAALRDAGEILHVKVVGLARIAPDVTPDLALAVIGSITVLGALQASSEVRQALEGRIH; from the coding sequence ATGGCACCAATTCGCCAGCTTCGCGAAAAGACGCCGGATAGCGAAAAAATCACGTTGAACCTTGGCTTTGTCGACCTTGGCCGCATCGATCTGCTGGTGCAGGAGGGCTTCTACTCGAACCGAAGCGATTTCATCCGCACCGCGATCCGCAACCATCTTGACAGTCATGGCGAAGTCGTCACGCGCTCGATCCAGCGCAACACGATGGAACTGGGGCTGCGCGACTACAGTCGCGCCGAACTTGCGGCTCTGCGCGATGCCGGGGAGATACTTCACGTCAAGGTGGTCGGTCTCGCGCGGATTGCGCCCGACGTGACGCCGGATCTTGCCCTTGCTGTCATCGGATCGATCACCGTCCTCGGGGCACTGCAGGCCAGTTCCGAGGTCCGGCAGGCTCTGGAAGGCCGCATCCATTAA
- a CDS encoding Hint domain-containing protein: MPNFTLWEVSHVTAGDAFAEGNEANTAMGGVELTLNPGANPTTVSVVDDDTEFADGDSTQRLDGSQMINGTDYDDGTRIEPNYSYVIMPEGSSDPADAVTIYAVRMDAGGSIVGFASSSELDPNTTYVFTGEYSEVVDVSYDDLFVCFTGGTTLNTNRGALPIFMLKPGDLIQTVDNGYQPIVWIGQSIVTVSEKNAPVVFERGVLGNTKRLAVSPQHRMLVHSDRGGEVLVAAKALLGLPGVSSLPGRTAHYFHILFERHEIVFAHDVPSESFNPGAQGWQMLGRRNQRSLSKYVTPPLAGQTVHTMAREVIRPRRWNTEGHMVQARLSS; encoded by the coding sequence ATGCCGAATTTTACGTTATGGGAAGTCAGCCATGTCACCGCCGGGGATGCATTCGCCGAGGGCAATGAGGCCAATACAGCGATGGGCGGCGTTGAACTGACCCTAAACCCTGGTGCAAATCCGACCACCGTAAGTGTCGTCGATGACGACACGGAGTTCGCCGACGGTGACAGTACCCAGAGGCTGGACGGCAGTCAGATGATCAACGGCACCGATTATGATGACGGCACACGTATCGAGCCGAACTATTCCTATGTGATCATGCCTGAAGGCTCAAGTGATCCAGCGGACGCCGTCACCATCTACGCCGTTCGAATGGATGCGGGCGGTTCAATTGTCGGCTTTGCCTCTTCGAGCGAGTTGGATCCGAACACAACCTACGTGTTCACCGGAGAATATAGCGAGGTCGTCGACGTCAGCTATGACGACCTCTTCGTGTGCTTCACCGGTGGAACGACGCTCAACACAAATCGCGGCGCACTTCCGATCTTCATGCTCAAGCCAGGAGATTTGATCCAGACCGTTGATAACGGATACCAGCCCATCGTCTGGATCGGTCAAAGCATCGTTACTGTCAGCGAAAAAAACGCGCCGGTGGTGTTCGAGCGAGGCGTTCTGGGAAATACGAAACGGCTTGCGGTGTCACCTCAGCACCGGATGCTTGTCCATTCGGATCGCGGGGGCGAAGTGCTTGTAGCCGCTAAGGCGCTTCTTGGCCTGCCTGGTGTAAGCAGCTTACCGGGGAGGACGGCGCATTACTTCCACATCCTGTTTGAGCGCCATGAGATAGTTTTTGCGCATGATGTCCCTAGCGAAAGCTTCAATCCAGGGGCTCAAGGTTGGCAGATGCTGGGCCGTCGCAACCAACGCTCGTTGTCGAAATATGTTACGCCGCCGTTGGCGGGGCAGACAGTCCATACCATGGCGCGGGAGGTGATCAGGCCGCGGCGATGGAACACCGAAGGACACATGGTGCAGGCACGCCTGTCGTCCTGA
- a CDS encoding extracellular catalytic domain type 1 short-chain-length polyhydroxyalkanoate depolymerase, with the protein MKPLDIGAMRRVLTDGRPIAANALVRRTPAQHGLMADGGEPVALNSLSAMTDMLNWQMHPAPVPEALPLGASFKTDRFTCQPGARDYLTYVPASASKGAKGLVLMLHGCTQTNADFAIGTGMNALAEQHGFVVVYPQQSRGDNAQSCWNWFSPADQRRGRGEPAILAGIATHVAKTHGIRPAETFVAGLSAGAAMAVILGQTYPEVFAAVGTHAGLAHGIARDVPSAFAAMAGSAFAEPQRPAERSPIPTIIFQGSADLTVNPANADRIARDVLSAGPEVTLFETATSHQNGRNYVRETTTASDGTVLMEYWKIDGLGHAWSGGNPSGSYVDPTGPNASAEMVRFFFRLGADDT; encoded by the coding sequence ATGAAACCTCTCGATATCGGCGCGATGCGCCGGGTGCTCACCGATGGCCGCCCCATTGCCGCCAATGCTCTCGTGCGCCGCACGCCGGCCCAACACGGATTGATGGCTGATGGCGGCGAACCCGTCGCTCTGAACTCGCTCTCGGCCATGACCGACATGCTGAACTGGCAAATGCACCCTGCGCCAGTTCCGGAAGCGCTCCCGCTTGGCGCCAGCTTTAAGACAGACCGGTTCACTTGCCAGCCAGGTGCCCGTGACTATCTGACCTATGTTCCCGCAAGCGCCAGTAAAGGTGCCAAGGGACTGGTCCTCATGCTGCATGGTTGCACGCAGACCAATGCCGATTTCGCGATAGGAACCGGGATGAACGCCTTGGCAGAGCAACATGGGTTCGTCGTCGTCTACCCACAGCAATCGCGTGGCGACAACGCCCAGTCCTGCTGGAACTGGTTCAGCCCCGCAGACCAGCGCCGCGGCCGGGGAGAACCGGCAATCCTTGCCGGTATCGCCACTCATGTTGCCAAAACCCACGGTATCAGGCCTGCGGAAACCTTCGTTGCCGGGTTGTCGGCGGGCGCGGCAATGGCTGTGATTCTGGGGCAGACCTATCCAGAGGTCTTCGCCGCTGTCGGCACCCATGCCGGGTTGGCCCACGGCATTGCCCGCGACGTTCCTTCGGCCTTCGCGGCGATGGCGGGGAGCGCATTCGCCGAACCGCAGCGTCCGGCAGAACGCAGCCCTATTCCAACCATTATCTTTCAGGGCAGCGCGGACCTCACTGTCAACCCAGCCAACGCCGACCGCATCGCCCGCGATGTCCTGAGCGCCGGCCCCGAGGTGACGCTCTTCGAGACAGCGACAAGCCACCAGAACGGTCGCAATTACGTCCGGGAAACCACGACAGCGAGTGACGGAACGGTGCTGATGGAATACTGGAAGATCGACGGGCTGGGACATGCCTGGTCCGGAGGCAATCCGTCTGGCTCCTATGTTGATCCGACAGGGCCGAATGCCAGCGCCGAGATGGTGCGGTTCTTCTTTCGGCTCGGGGCTGACGACACATGA
- a CDS encoding aldehyde dehydrogenase family protein, protein MLDHADQTVSSPIAIDGTSVEAATFEVTNPATGRVSGRAPRGTIAYLDAAVAAADRAAACEAIAAKLEEHTEKIAVLIAREQGKLLNGLGSRFQMGSAVARTRDTVTLSAPVEVLQNGDNGRVELYRCPLGVVGFITPWIWPVMIAIWDAAAATCARSSSGSRDRGIHRSCHRGPPTSFPTPIATPWKDPATIKGGISSLLGSVGHIGATDRRRTYVTHVSGVVGTSLSDAGIVEVMNFIRDAWAEDTTPSRKNKLRAAG, encoded by the coding sequence ATGCTCGATCATGCGGATCAGACCGTATCCTCTCCGATAGCTATAGACGGGACGTCCGTCGAGGCAGCCACGTTCGAAGTAACCAATCCCGCGACTGGTCGCGTTTCCGGTCGCGCCCCGCGCGGCACGATAGCGTATCTGGATGCCGCCGTCGCCGCCGCAGATCGCGCAGCCGCCTGCGAGGCGATCGCCGCCAAGCTGGAAGAGCACACTGAAAAAATCGCCGTGCTGATCGCCCGCGAGCAAGGTAAGCTGCTGAATGGCTTGGGTTCGCGCTTCCAGATGGGGAGTGCCGTCGCCCGGACCCGGGACACCGTCACCCTGTCGGCACCGGTCGAGGTGCTGCAGAACGGCGATAACGGCCGGGTAGAACTGTATCGCTGCCCGCTCGGCGTCGTCGGCTTCATCACGCCGTGGATCTGGCCGGTAATGATCGCGATCTGGGACGCGGCGGCTGCCACTTGCGCTCGCTCCAGTTCTGGTAGCAGGGATAGGGGAATACACAGGTCATGTCACCGCGGGCCACCTACATCCTTCCCTACGCCGATTGCCACACCATGGAAGGACCCGGCAACTATCAAGGGCGGGATCTCGTCCCTCCTCGGATCGGTCGGCCATATTGGGGCCACTGATCGGAGACGGACCTACGTCACGCACGTGTCGGGCGTCGTAGGCACCTCGCTTTCGGATGCCGGGATCGTGGAGGTAATGAATTTTATCCGCGACGCTTGGGCCGAAGACACGACCCCTTCACGAAAGAATAAGTTACGCGCCGCCGGGTAA
- a CDS encoding DUF1656 domain-containing protein — protein sequence MMHQIDLYGVFIPTLAVLALGAALVHFPLRRALTKLGFYRFVWHRPLFDLALYICILGVGLMILKGTAS from the coding sequence ATGATGCATCAGATTGACCTCTATGGTGTTTTCATTCCGACGCTTGCCGTGCTGGCTTTGGGGGCGGCCCTAGTGCATTTTCCGCTGCGACGGGCTCTCACGAAGCTGGGGTTCTACCGCTTCGTCTGGCACAGGCCTTTGTTCGATCTCGCGCTTTATATCTGCATTCTGGGAGTCGGCTTGATGATTCTGAAGGGGACAGCATCGTGA
- a CDS encoding porin family protein: protein MSVDLEAAASAVSDRSFGGDKSWVVPLVAGRFSAPFGEKWFANAYFDHGLTSSDETSWQAVGTVGYRFSERWAVAGGYRHMELEQEIGGLDSAITLSGPVVGVNIRF from the coding sequence TTGAGCGTTGATCTGGAAGCCGCGGCTTCCGCTGTGTCCGACCGCTCCTTTGGTGGGGACAAAAGCTGGGTCGTGCCACTTGTCGCGGGTCGGTTCAGTGCGCCTTTTGGCGAAAAATGGTTCGCCAACGCCTATTTCGACCACGGCCTGACCTCAAGCGACGAAACGAGCTGGCAGGCCGTCGGCACAGTCGGCTACCGATTCAGCGAGCGTTGGGCAGTGGCGGGAGGGTATCGCCACATGGAGTTGGAGCAGGAAATTGGCGGCCTCGATTCCGCCATCACGCTGAGCGGCCCGGTCGTTGGCGTCAATATCCGCTTCTGA